The following coding sequences are from one Eucalyptus grandis isolate ANBG69807.140 chromosome 11, ASM1654582v1, whole genome shotgun sequence window:
- the LOC104445595 gene encoding uncharacterized protein LOC104445595 — MAEKVTKMEIKVDLQCWRCYKKIKKILCKFPVKIRDQKYNEKQNTVSITVVCCSPEKIRQMIICKGGETVLGVEIQLDKPKEPEKKQPPENKPDQKLSKAPIPVVDSPRVPAYPMVPVYPMVGVCCCPPGYGGYGGGPCYCGRRRRVMCGDGCGRPASECRGGRGYYVSPCDYFSEENATGCTVM, encoded by the exons ATGGCAGAGAAG gtgACCAAAATGGAGATAAAGGTGGATTTGCAGTGCTGGCGCTgctacaagaaaatcaagaaaattctcTGTAAATTCCccgtga aaatccgaGACCAGAAATACAATGAAAAGCAGAACACGGTGTCGATCACTGTCGTGTGCTGCAGCCCGGAGAAGATCCGGCAGATGATCATCTGCAAGGGTGGCGAGACGGTGCTGGGTGTTGAGATCCAGCTCGACAAGCCCAAGGAGCCCGAGAAGAAGCAGCCACCTGAGAATAAGCCCGACCAGAAGCTCTCGAAGGCACCAATTCCGGTGGTGGACTCCCCACGAGTGCCAGCATATCCGATGGTGCCGGTGTATCCGATGGTGGGGGTGTGTTGTTGTCCACCGGGTTATGGAGGGTATGGTGGGGGGCCATGCTATTGTGGGCGGAGGAGGCGAGTGATGTGCGGCGATGGATGTGGAAGACCGGCTAGTGAGTGTCGGGGTGGGAGAGGTTACTACGTGAGTCCATGTGATTACTTTAGTGAAGAAAATGCCACTGGATGCACTGTCATGTGA